A window from Fragaria vesca subsp. vesca linkage group LG5, FraVesHawaii_1.0, whole genome shotgun sequence encodes these proteins:
- the LOC101294557 gene encoding uncharacterized protein LOC101294557 — MLHHCTNVIVQYFSSSCSFHVETPRTTTVRRRHGPAKIRDDEDVGTVASVGIYDSVSSAEVRKVQELKSDVGTEASVGIYNSVSSAEVRKVQEELKSGVLDLQAVVTKPLPHVLHVSEMVRSRLGMRPVDHVSGENKSAANPSVEKNAEPDQFNDDNHGDQTSHQNDVPQPIGKESCAPNLSVDKGKGTENDQTGDVKRGNPSCSSQNNVPRAGLMERNSTSHTYEWDDSLGMSPELTYSKGRFHLPSLKRNAFSPLKEYEDERFPKRRKNKRWSLQEEDMLRTCVQKYGIGRWKCILEAHRDVFEDRTEVDLKDKWRNMTK; from the exons ATGCTTCATCATTGCACAAATGTTATTGTACAGTACTTTTCGTCTTCCTGTTCATTTCATGTAGAAACTCCAAGGACAACGACAGTTAGACGCAGGCATGGACCAGCTAAGATTAGAGATGATGAAGATGTGGGTACAGTAGCATCAGTTGGCATATATGACTCAGTGTCCAGTGCTGAAGTTAGAAAAGTGCAAGAACTCAAGTCCGATGTGGGTACAGAAGCATCAGTTGGCATATATAACTCAGTGTCTAGTGCTGAAGTTAGAAAAGTGCAAGAAGAACTGAAGTCCGGTGTTTTGGATCTACAAGCTGTAGTGACAAAGCCACTTCCTCATGTTTTGCACGTGTCGGAAATGGTAAGATCTAGGTTGGGAATGAGACCTGTGGATCATGTAAGTGGAGAAAACAAAAGTGCAGCAAATCCGTCTGTTGAAAAGAACGCTGAGCCTGATCAATTTAATGATGATAATCATGGAGACCAGACCAGTCATCAGAATGATGTTCCCCAACCTATTGGGAAAGAAAGTTGTGCACCAAATCTATCTGTTGACAAGGGAAAGGGCACGGAGAATGATCAAACGGGTGATGTCAAACGTGGAAATCCGTCTTGCAGTTCTCAGAATAATGTTCCTCGAGCAGGCTTGATGGAACGTAATAGTACTTCCCATACTTATGAG TGGGATGACTCGCTAGGTATGTCACCTGAACTAACATATAGCAAGGGGAGGTTTCACCTACCTAGTCTAAAAAGGAATGCTTTTTCTCCACTGAAGGAGTATGAGGATGAAAGATTTCCTAAGAGGAGAAAAAATAAGAGATGGAGCTTACAAGAAGAAGATATGTTAAGGACTTGTGTGCAGAA GTATGGCATTGGCAGATGGAAGTGTATCTTGGAAGCACACCGAGATGTATTTGAAGATAGAACTGAG GTTGATCTAAAGGACAAGTGGAGAAACATGACTAAATAG
- the LOC101294846 gene encoding uncharacterized protein LOC101294846 isoform 2, whose product MGCGNISTLTVMVVVVALLSCMAPPSKAQQQTCANDLLPCGDYLNNTDQPSTTCCTAIKQTVDTQLTCLCTLYTTPGLLKALGANITSAVRIANACGVNSLDADKCNAVRGQAPVSPPTEK is encoded by the exons ATGGGTTGCGGCAACATTTCGACACTGACGGTCATGGTGGTGGTGGTGGCCTTGTTGAGCTGTATGGCTCCCCCAAGCAAGGCACAGCAGCAGACCTGCGCTAATGACCTGCTGCCTTGTGGAGACTACCTCAACAACACCGACCAACCATCCACCACCTGCTGCACCGCCATCAAACAGACTGTGGATACTCAGCTCACCTGCCTCTGCACTCTATATACCACCCCCGGCCTTCTCAAGGCCCTTGGCGCCAACATCACCTCCGCTGTTAGAATCGCCAACGCTTGCGGCGTCAACTCCCTCGATGCCGATAAGTGCAACG CTGTCCGGGGTCAAGCGCCTGTTTCTCCACCTACAG AAAAGTAG